The Deltaproteobacteria bacterium genomic sequence TTCTCCATATAATTCATCAATCCGCCTGCACCCAGCAGTTCCTGCATAAACCCCGGGATAGGAGCAGCATTATAAACCTTATTCGTTGAAAGCTCCTTTATTAGCCCCTTATCGAGATCAACCTCAATCGTTGAGCCATCCTTTATATAATCAATACCTTCATTTAGCTCAAGCAATGGTAACCCGATATTAAAGGCATTTCTATAAAATATCCTTGCAAAACTCTTTGCTATAACAAGTGATATGCCTGTTGCCCGTATTGCAATTGGTGCATGCTCCCTGGAAGATCCGCTCCCAAAATTAAGCCCTGCAACAATGATGTCGCCCTTTTTTACAGTTTTATAGAATTCGGGCTTAATCCCTTCCATAGCATGCCTTGCGAGTTCTTCATGATCAAACGTGTTTAAATACCTCGCAGGTATAATCACATCTGTATCTATATCATCTCCAAATACATGGACATTGCCTTTTACTATCATTTTATTCTCCTCATTTATAAATGTAGGGACGGGGTCACACCAACCCTACTGTTAACCATTGCCCTTCATCCCAAGTTCCTCCGGTGATCCAATCCTGCCAAGCACTGCAGAAGCTGCTACTATTGCAGGGTTTGCAAGGTAAACCTCGCTGTCAAGATCCCCCATCCTGCCTTTGAAGTTTCTGTTAGTTGTTGCAATTGCCCTTTCACCCGGTGCAAGAACACCCATGTGCCCGCCAAGGCATGGACCGCATGTAGGGGTACTGAACACTGCACCTGCTTCAACAAAGCTATCAATCAACCCTTCTTTTAAAGCCTGCTTGTAAATCTCACGCGTTGCCGGAATAACAATCATCCTTAAATTAGAATTTACTTTTTTACCTTTTATGATATTTGCCGCTATCCTCAAGTCTTCTATCCATCCGTTTGTACATGAACCCACAAATGCCTGATCAATCTCTATCCTGCCGACTTCATCGATAGGCTTTGTGTTTTCGGGTAAATGGGGGAAAGCAACCTGCGGCTTAAGATTTGAAAGCTCATATTCAATGACGTTTTCGTATTTCGCATCTTTATCGGAGATGAACACAGTGTAGGGTCTTTTAACCCTGTCGTTTACGTAGCTTATAGTCGTTTTATCGGGTATAATTATACCATTTTTACCACCCGCCTCTATGACCATGTTGCACATTGTAAACCTCTCACTCATATTCATCCGATCTATTATCCCGCCCGTGAATTCCATCGATTTATAAAGTGCGCCGTCTACGCCGATCTTGCCTATCGTATAAAGGATCACGTCCTTACCATAAACCCAGCCTTTTAATGTACCGTGATAAACGAACTTAATTGTTTCCGGAACTTTAAACCATGCCCTGCCGCTCATCATGGCTGCAGCAAGGTCGGTACTGCCTACACCGGTTGAAAAGGCTCCAACAGCACCGTAAGTACATGTATGGCTGTCCGCACCTATTATTAGATCACCCGGTGCTACAAGCCCTGATTCGGGCAGTAATGCATGCTCAATACCCATATTCCCTACCTCAAAATAGTTTTCAATGCCCTTTTCTCTCGCAAAATCTCTGAGTATTTTACATTGAACTGCTGATTTTATATCTTTGTTTGGCGCAAAATGATCAGGGACAAGAACTACCTTGCTTTTGTCAAAAACATCTTTACCGCCGTGTCTTTTGAATTCATCAATGGCAATGGGAGCTGTAACGTCGTTACCAAGCGCCAGATCAACGTTTGCCATAATGAGCTGCCCCGGCTCCACACGATCAAGCCCCGTGTGCAAAGCGAGTATCTTTTCTGTAATCGTCATTCCCATATTAAATTCCTTTCACCTTAAATTTTACAAGGGGCAGGTTTAAGACCTGCCCCTACATTTATCATATTTAAAATCCTTTTATCCTATTATTTTTTTTCTGTTCAAGCTTATTCAAAGCATTGATGTAAGCCTTTGCACTTGCAACAATTATATCCGTATCGGAACCTGTGCCACTAACCGTATGATTGTCCTCCTCTATCCTGACGGATACCTCACCCTGTGCATCCGTTCCGCCCGTTATTGCATTGACCTGATACCTCAGGAGTCTGCTTCTTGTCTTTGTTATTGAGGTAATGGTCTTATACACAGCATCAACAGGTCCATCACCGTGTCCGCTCTCGGTCACAGCGTTCCCGTCTATGCTTATTTTTACAGTTGCCGTCGGCAGCATGTCGGTACCTGATGCAATGTTCAAAGACTCAAGCCTGTATTTTTCAGACCATTTAAACACCTCATCCGCTATTATGGCTTCTATGTCTTCATCATAAACCTCTTTTTTTTTGTCCGCGATCTGCTTAAATACAATAAAAGCCCTGTCAACCTGCTCATCTTTCAGCTCATACCCGAGTGCATTCAATCTCTCCCTGAAAGCATGCCTGCCGGAATGTTTGCCGAGCACAAGCATATTTGAAGGCAGGCCTATTGACTGCGGCGTCATTATTTCATAGGTGAGTTTTTCTTTTAACACGCCATCCTGATGTATGCCCGCCTCATGAGCAAATGCATTTGTACCAACAATAGCTTTATTCGGCTGAACGGATATACCCGTAATCTGACTGAGCAATCTGCTTGACGGATAGATCTGCTCGGTAACAATATCGGTGTAGAAGTCAAAGAAACCTTTCCTTGTTTTCAGTGCCATAACTATTTCTTCCATAGCGGCATTCCCTGCCCTCTCGCCTATGCCGTTTATGGTGCATTCAATCTGTCTTGCACCCATTTTAAGCGCTGCAAGCGAATTGGCAACAGCAAGCCCGAGGTCATTATGGCAGTGAACACTGACAACGAGCGTTTCTGGAGCCTTAATCCGACCAATGATGTATTTGACAAGCTCGCTGAATTCCTCCAGTATTGCGTATCCAACCGTATCGGGAATATTTATTGTTGTTGCGCCGGAATCAATAGCAGTCTGGAATATCTTTACAAGATAATCACGATCGCTCCTGGTTGCATCTTCTGCCGAGAACTCAACATCATCTGTAAATCTCTTTGCGAGTGCTACTGCGTTGCCCGTCATCTCTACAACTTCTTCTCTTGTTTTTTTCAGTTTTGATTTAAGATGGATATCGGAAGTTGCCACAAAAGTATGTATCCTTGGTTTATCCGCATACTTTAACGCCTCGTAAGCCCTTTCAATATCATCTTTGTTCGTTCTTGCAAGACCGGCTATCGTAATACCTTTAACCGACTTTGCAATCTCTCTTACAGCTTCGAAATCACCGTCGGATGCTATAGGGAATCCGGCTTCTATTACATCCACATTCATTTTTTTTAACTGTTGAGCCACATTTAACTTCTCCTGCATGTTCATGCTTGAGCCGGGGGATTGCTCCCCGTCCCTTAATGTTGTATCGAATATTATAATTTTATTATTCATTTTATCTTCCTCCTTTCAGATTATTAAATAAAAAATGTAAAGAAACGTGTTTTTATATTTCTGTAGACTTAACTCCCCTTCTGGGGAGTAGGAGGGCTATGAGACCTGATAAAGCGTATCCTACAAAAATAACAAAAAGCATTTTTATAGGTTCAAGGAAAAGCAAAGACATCATCATTATAGCAAGTACCAGGAAAGAAATGGGACGTTCTTTTATGATGCCAGCGTTCTTAAAACTTTTATACTTAATCGTACTTATCATAAGTATTGCCGATATAAGAACAAGAAGTAATATCGTGAAATGCTGTGATAATATAAAATCAATAGGCCTGGTAAGAAACAAATTGATAGGCTGTTTTACCATTGTCGAAATCATCTCTTTATTATCACCGCCGATTACATTTGAGGGTGTTACATAAAGCAAAACGGTGGTTGTTATTATACCGGCTGCTGCAGGAGACGGCAAGCCGTTGAAAACACTTTTCTCTACGGTATTTACCTGTACATTAAACCTTGCAAGCCTTATCGCCGTGCATGCTACATAAATAAATGCAATGAGCCAGCCTATTCTCCCGAATGAATTGAGCGCTATTGAATATGCAAGAAATGCGGGGGCCACACCGAATGCAACGAGATCGGACAATGAATCATACTCAACGCCGAACGCACTTGTGGTATGTGTAAGCCTTGCTACTTTGCCGTCAATTCCATCAAAAAAGATGGAAGCCATGATCGCAATAGCACTATAAAAATAACTGCCGTTAAATGTGGCAATCATCGAGTAGAAACCCGAGAACAGGCTTGCCGATGTAAAGATGTTTGGAAGCAGATAAATACCCCTTGCACGGGCTTTATCCCTTCTTCTGCCCGCTTTTGGTTCTTTTATCTCTGTTTTTATTTCTACAATATTTTTATTATCCATATCTATGCCGCTATTATCGTTTCTCCTGCCCTAACCTTGTCGTTTAATTTTACATTTATTTTCATGCCCGAGTCAACATAAACATCAAGTCTTGAACCTAATTTAATTATACCATATCTTTGTCCTATTGTCATCCTCATATCTTTTTCTGCATTACATACTATCCTTCTTGCGATTGATCCGGCAATCTGGACAACGACCAATCTTTTACCCGAATCGGCATTTATAAAAAGCGCTGTCTGCTCATTCAGCTCTGATGCCTTGTCTACGCTTGCTATATGAAACTTACCCGGATTATATTTCTTATCCACAACAACACCATCAACAGGACTTCTATTTACATGGACATTAAAAACGGACATGAATATGCTTATGCGTACGGCATCATTACCTATGAATTCTTTATATTTGTCGTTTTTTTCTATCTTTATAACTGTTCCGTCTGCAGGCGAAATGATGTGATTACCGTGCGGCGTATTCCTTTCCGGATTTCTGAAGAACCATGTCACAAAAACAAGCAGCAGAATGGACGGCACATAAAGAAAATACCCGTATTTAAGCAGCAATCCCGCAAACGTAAGTAAAACAAAAAAACCTATATACCTCCAGCCGTCTTTAATTATAACCGTATCATCTGTATTCATAATTTTTTACTATACTGTTGCAGCAAATATTTTGCAAGCAGATATACGATCTGACCATCTCAATACGATTTTCATTGCCTTCACTTTCATAATGAAAGGAAATCCCCTACGCATATATTTTTATACCAAAAATGCATTAAAAAAAGGGGATTGCATTTTTTGGGTTAATAGGTTTAATATGTAAATTATTATGTTATCCGTTTCTTTAATAGAGGGCTTATGACCGGCGGGTTCATAACTGCAAAAATACTTAAGGAGCATAATGTAAAGCACATCTTTACAGTGTGCGGCGGTCACATATCACCGATACTATCCGAAGGTAAAAAGCTCGGCATCAGAATCGTAGATGTGCGTAATGAAGTAAACGCTGTTTTTGCCGCTGATTCTGTAAGCAGGCTGACCGGTTCTCCCGGTGTTGCAGTAGTAACCGCAGGACCAGGTGTAACAAACAGTGTTACCGCACTCATCAATGCGAAAATGGCGCAATCTCCGCTTATCATATTTGGAGGTGCTTCAGCAACCGTACTCCGTGGAAGGGGCGCACTTCAGGATATCGATCAGATATCGCTAATACGCTCTGCCGTAAAAACGGTATTTACCATAAAGAGAAATTGTGATTTTATCCCTGCCATTGAATCCGCATTTGCATCTGCAGTGTCGGACGTTCCAGGACCTGTTTTTATAGAATGCCCCATAGACCTGCTTTATGATGAGACGCTGGTAAGACAATGGTATGCCATGAAAGGTTCAACAGGAGATAAATGTTCTTTGCGCGATAGATTAACCAGCTGGTATCTTAACAGGCATCTGAATAAAATATACGCCTGTGACATT encodes the following:
- a CDS encoding 3-isopropylmalate dehydratase small subunit is translated as MIVKGNVHVFGDDIDTDVIIPARYLNTFDHEELARHAMEGIKPEFYKTVKKGDIIVAGLNFGSGSSREHAPIAIRATGISLVIAKSFARIFYRNAFNIGLPLLELNEGIDYIKDGSTIEVDLDKGLIKELSTNKVYNAAPIPGFMQELLGAGGLMNYMEKKQRK
- a CDS encoding 2-isopropylmalate synthase, producing the protein MNNKIIIFDTTLRDGEQSPGSSMNMQEKLNVAQQLKKMNVDVIEAGFPIASDGDFEAVREIAKSVKGITIAGLARTNKDDIERAYEALKYADKPRIHTFVATSDIHLKSKLKKTREEVVEMTGNAVALAKRFTDDVEFSAEDATRSDRDYLVKIFQTAIDSGATTINIPDTVGYAILEEFSELVKYIIGRIKAPETLVVSVHCHNDLGLAVANSLAALKMGARQIECTINGIGERAGNAAMEEIVMALKTRKGFFDFYTDIVTEQIYPSSRLLSQITGISVQPNKAIVGTNAFAHEAGIHQDGVLKEKLTYEIMTPQSIGLPSNMLVLGKHSGRHAFRERLNALGYELKDEQVDRAFIVFKQIADKKKEVYDEDIEAIIADEVFKWSEKYRLESLNIASGTDMLPTATVKISIDGNAVTESGHGDGPVDAVYKTITSITKTRSRLLRYQVNAITGGTDAQGEVSVRIEEDNHTVSGTGSDTDIIVASAKAYINALNKLEQKKNNRIKGF
- a CDS encoding phosphatidylserine decarboxylase family protein gives rise to the protein MNTDDTVIIKDGWRYIGFFVLLTFAGLLLKYGYFLYVPSILLLVFVTWFFRNPERNTPHGNHIISPADGTVIKIEKNDKYKEFIGNDAVRISIFMSVFNVHVNRSPVDGVVVDKKYNPGKFHIASVDKASELNEQTALFINADSGKRLVVVQIAGSIARRIVCNAEKDMRMTIGQRYGIIKLGSRLDVYVDSGMKINVKLNDKVRAGETIIAA
- the pssA gene encoding CDP-diacylglycerol--serine O-phosphatidyltransferase, whose translation is MDNKNIVEIKTEIKEPKAGRRRDKARARGIYLLPNIFTSASLFSGFYSMIATFNGSYFYSAIAIMASIFFDGIDGKVARLTHTTSAFGVEYDSLSDLVAFGVAPAFLAYSIALNSFGRIGWLIAFIYVACTAIRLARFNVQVNTVEKSVFNGLPSPAAAGIITTTVLLYVTPSNVIGGDNKEMISTMVKQPINLFLTRPIDFILSQHFTILLLVLISAILMISTIKYKSFKNAGIIKERPISFLVLAIMMMSLLFLEPIKMLFVIFVGYALSGLIALLLPRRGVKSTEI
- the leuC gene encoding 3-isopropylmalate dehydratase large subunit encodes the protein MGMTITEKILALHTGLDRVEPGQLIMANVDLALGNDVTAPIAIDEFKRHGGKDVFDKSKVVLVPDHFAPNKDIKSAVQCKILRDFAREKGIENYFEVGNMGIEHALLPESGLVAPGDLIIGADSHTCTYGAVGAFSTGVGSTDLAAAMMSGRAWFKVPETIKFVYHGTLKGWVYGKDVILYTIGKIGVDGALYKSMEFTGGIIDRMNMSERFTMCNMVIEAGGKNGIIIPDKTTISYVNDRVKRPYTVFISDKDAKYENVIEYELSNLKPQVAFPHLPENTKPIDEVGRIEIDQAFVGSCTNGWIEDLRIAANIIKGKKVNSNLRMIVIPATREIYKQALKEGLIDSFVEAGAVFSTPTCGPCLGGHMGVLAPGERAIATTNRNFKGRMGDLDSEVYLANPAIVAASAVLGRIGSPEELGMKGNG